Sequence from the Pontibacter pudoricolor genome:
CTACATAGTGGCGTCCCGCCACTTGTGCTTCAGGCACAGGTTAAAGCGGCCAGAGTTCGCAGGTAACTCACACTCGCGGGACGCGAGCGAGGGCGAGGACGTAAAGTAGTAACAGAATTGTCCCCTTGAGGAAAAGGGAGAACGGGAGTTCGAAACTTACGAGCATAGCTCAATAGGGGTGTTGAAACCCAAACTATAGAACGATGGCGTAAACTATAGCAACAGCCGAAATTCCCCTCTTGGGAGGGGCAGGAGTGGGTTAAAACGCCAACTATAGAACAACATCTAAAACTATAGCGACTACTGTAAAGCTCCTTCCCCTGTTTTGGGGGTAGGGGCCCTCGATAAAAGGGGAAGGCTGGGAAGGGGTAAAACCATAACTATAAAACTATAGCTCCAACTATAGCAATTCCCTTTATCCCAAAAATCCCATAAATCTCCTTTAATCCCGGTTCAGACAATGCCTGTATCTTCCGAGCCAGTTGCGTCAGGAGACTCCACACCATCGTAAGTCACGAGCGGGACGCTCGCTTCAAATAGAGAGGGCTGGGGTAATTTAGAGATGGGTAAAAAAACAACTATAAAACTATAGACAAAATTACCGTCAGGAAAATCATGCTAAAAACTTACATCCAGTTAAATCAGAGCGCCTGTTTTACTCAACGTATTATTACTAATTGAAAAGATTAGTTGCCTATACAAATTTACCGGATGTAATATGGAATGATCTGCCCCTGGGCAGCACGTGCATGATCAGATTCTCAACACAAAGCGCCTCGCCAGTATCTATGGTTTGATAGTTGTTCTCTACCAGTTTTCGCCCGTCAATAACTATAACAAGACCGGAGCCAATGGTTTCTATAAAGTCGTTTCCCGTTATCAGGATTCCGGTGTCTTCGCCCAGCCCAATACCGATATGGGAAGGGTTGCTGGCGATTGCCTCTATCATGCGGGGTATACGACGGCGGTTTACAAAGTGGGTATCAATGATGATTTTATCCAGTATATCCAGTCCGGAGGTGAGCTCCACCATGCCTTTTAGTAGTGGAGTAGCTTCCACATATCCGTTTATCATTACTCCCGATAAAGCCATGGCACCGGCGCTGGTACCTGATATCAGGAATTTATCTTCGAGCATATAACGGGTTTTGATTATGTTCAGCGCTTCCGAACCCTGAAACGCAGCTGTAATGCGCTGCTGGTCGCCGCCCGTAAACATGACTGCATCCGTGTGCATCAGGCGCTCCAGGTAATCGGGCCGGTTGGCATCTTCGGGGCTTTGTATTGGTAAAACACCGACGTTATTGCAGCCTAGAAGAAAGAAAGCATTTGTATAAACCTTGCCTGCAACTGCAGGTGCTAAAGTTGCAGTAGTTACTACTTCTATGCGCGTGCCAAGGCCATGTAGTTCATCGTGTATCCGTTTCAGAATACCATGGTCAAACTGGTGTTGCTGCCGGAACTCATTTGCTTTTACTTGCAATGGTAAGTTTCCTTTATCTTCGTTACCGCCAATGGCTACAATTTTACCTTTCGGAGTTTTCATAAGCTGTTATAACTTAATACTATACGCTGTAATAAAAGCATCAGGGTATAAAGGCTGTTACAGTATAGGTTAGATGTAACTGCAGCCCGGGAAGTTACTTGCTTAGCGCAGCAAACTATAGATTTTTGATCAAGTCGTATAGTTTACGGGCATCTAGCACGGCGTTTCCTAAAATAGTATTGTTAAAGAATACCCAGACCTGTTTATCAGCCTCCAGCCAGTCTTTCACCATGTATGCGTAGCGTTCCAGTTTTTCGTCGGAGTAAGCAGAGGAATACATTTTTTCGTCGCCGTGCAGGCGCAGGTAGGCAATATTGGTGGTTGTTACTTCGGTGCCCGGGAAGCGCTTGCCGGCGCTGGCAATAACGGTGGTAATCTCATAATCTCGCAGCAACTCCAACGACTCATCGGTAAACCACGACACATGGCGGGCTTCGAGGGCAAAAGGCTGGTCAGGGTATTTATCGCGGAGCAACCTGTAAAAATTCTCTGCTGTAGGCCTGTCGAACCGGAAACTGCCGGCGATCTGCACCAGCACCGGCCCCAGCCGATCACCCATCAAACTATAGCTGGCCATAAATTTATCCAGCGGCGCTTCGGTATCTGTAAACTTGCGCTTGTGGGTTATTTCCTGGTTTAGCTTTGGTGCGAATTTAAAGTACGAGGGTGTGGTAGCCAGCCATTTCTCCACGGTTTTGGCCATGGTAAAGTGGTAAAAACTGCTGTTTATTTCGGTACAGTTAAAGTGGGTGGCATAATAAGCAAGCCTGTCTGCCGATTTCAGTTCGGGTGGGTAAAGCACTTCCATCCAGCGGTAGCTCCAGCCGGATGTGCCTATATGTAAATTTGGTATCTGCTTCATAGTGTATAGTTGTTGCAGGTACGTACGGCTGTGGCGCAAGGCTGTCCATCCTTGTTTAGTGCAAACCTGTAAAACAATCAGGCACCATTGCGGTTGGGTAACATAGCCCGGAAGATGTTTCTCACTAAAAAGTTGCAATTTTTAAGACGATGGCCTTACCTTTGCAGCATCTTTATCAAGATTTATAAAGAAGAGGGGAGAGAGCAGGCTCCGCGAACCTCTAGCAACCGTCAGTAAAAGTGAAATGGTGCTAACTCCTGCCCAGTTTTGGGAACTATAAATTATTACTCATGCACGTACAACACCATTCTACAGTACCTTTTGCCGCCAGTTTGCCAGTTATAGCAACGCCTGTTGCTACCATGTGCGGTTGTTGCTGTTGTAGCTAATTCCTTAGTTTACTGCCAGTCGTTTTACCGGTAA
This genomic interval carries:
- a CDS encoding cyanophycinase produces the protein MKTPKGKIVAIGGNEDKGNLPLQVKANEFRQQHQFDHGILKRIHDELHGLGTRIEVVTTATLAPAVAGKVYTNAFFLLGCNNVGVLPIQSPEDANRPDYLERLMHTDAVMFTGGDQQRITAAFQGSEALNIIKTRYMLEDKFLISGTSAGAMALSGVMINGYVEATPLLKGMVELTSGLDILDKIIIDTHFVNRRRIPRMIEAIASNPSHIGIGLGEDTGILITGNDFIETIGSGLVIVIDGRKLVENNYQTIDTGEALCVENLIMHVLPRGRSFHITSGKFV
- a CDS encoding DUF72 domain-containing protein, which gives rise to MKQIPNLHIGTSGWSYRWMEVLYPPELKSADRLAYYATHFNCTEINSSFYHFTMAKTVEKWLATTPSYFKFAPKLNQEITHKRKFTDTEAPLDKFMASYSLMGDRLGPVLVQIAGSFRFDRPTAENFYRLLRDKYPDQPFALEARHVSWFTDESLELLRDYEITTVIASAGKRFPGTEVTTTNIAYLRLHGDEKMYSSAYSDEKLERYAYMVKDWLEADKQVWVFFNNTILGNAVLDARKLYDLIKNL